One region of Candidatus Hydrogenedentota bacterium genomic DNA includes:
- the mutY gene encoding A/G-specific adenine glycosylase — protein sequence MKEIDTLRAALLAWFRAEARDLPWRRTRDPYRVWLSEIMLQQTRVDQGMPYYERFLSAFPTLEDLAGATEEAVLKQWEGLGYYTRARNLHQTARILRDQHGGRFPEEAATLQLLPGVGRYTAAAVASIAFGERVAVLDGNVKRVLSRLFHIADCIDEPAVERDLWRIAGQLVPGRDPGDFNQAMMELGARICVPRRPLCDGCPVADLCRAREAGIEAGLPVRKPKKAVPVQEIVAAAILRDGRYLVGRRPPEGLLGGLWEFPGGKVCPGESHRQALARECREELGVGVEIGGLVASVRHAYTHFKIVLSVYRCTLVEGEPRPHAHTELRWVAPEEFHTLAFPKANHKFLPLLANLGGEDGVDEVDEVDGVDGVDEVDGID from the coding sequence GTGAAAGAGATTGACACCCTGCGCGCCGCTCTCCTGGCGTGGTTCCGCGCCGAGGCCCGCGACCTGCCTTGGCGGCGCACCCGCGACCCCTACCGCGTCTGGCTCTCTGAAATCATGCTCCAGCAGACCCGCGTGGACCAGGGCATGCCCTACTATGAGCGGTTCCTGAGCGCCTTCCCCACACTGGAAGACCTGGCGGGCGCCACCGAGGAGGCCGTCCTCAAGCAGTGGGAAGGGCTCGGCTACTACACCCGCGCGCGAAACCTCCACCAGACCGCGCGCATCCTGCGCGACCAGCACGGCGGCCGTTTCCCCGAGGAGGCCGCCACCCTCCAGCTCCTGCCCGGTGTGGGCCGCTACACCGCCGCCGCCGTCGCCAGCATCGCCTTCGGCGAGCGTGTCGCCGTTCTGGACGGCAACGTGAAGCGTGTCCTCTCGCGCCTCTTCCACATCGCCGACTGCATAGACGAGCCCGCCGTCGAGCGGGACCTGTGGCGCATCGCCGGGCAGCTTGTGCCCGGCCGCGACCCCGGCGACTTCAACCAGGCCATGATGGAACTCGGCGCGCGGATTTGCGTGCCCCGGCGGCCCCTCTGCGACGGATGCCCCGTTGCGGACCTGTGCCGCGCGCGCGAGGCGGGCATCGAGGCCGGGCTGCCCGTGCGCAAGCCGAAGAAGGCCGTGCCTGTCCAGGAGATAGTCGCCGCCGCGATACTCCGCGACGGGCGCTACCTTGTCGGACGCCGCCCTCCGGAGGGGCTGCTCGGCGGGCTGTGGGAATTCCCCGGCGGCAAGGTCTGCCCGGGCGAAAGCCACCGCCAGGCACTCGCCCGCGAATGCCGCGAGGAACTGGGCGTCGGGGTGGAGATCGGCGGACTGGTCGCCTCCGTCCGCCATGCCTACACCCACTTCAAGATCGTGCTGTCCGTCTACCGCTGCACGCTGGTGGAAGGCGAGCCCCGGCCCCATGCCCACACCGAACTGCGCTGGGTCGCGCCGGAGGAGTTCCACACCCTGGCCTTCCCCAAGGCCAACCACAAGTTCCTGCCGCTGCTGGCCAATCTCGGGGGAGAGGACGGAGTGGACGAAGTGGACGAGGTGGACGGGGTGGACGGAGTGGACGAGGTGGACGGGATAGACTGA